A single region of the Gossypium arboreum isolate Shixiya-1 chromosome 12, ASM2569848v2, whole genome shotgun sequence genome encodes:
- the LOC108477251 gene encoding 60S ribosomal protein L34-like, whose amino-acid sequence MVQRLTYRTRHSYATKSNQHRVVKTPGGKLVYQTTKKRASGPKCPVTGKRIQGIPHLRPAEYKRSRLPRNRRTVNRAYGGVLSGSAVRERIIRAFLVEEQKIVKKVLKIQKTKEKVSSKN is encoded by the exons ATGGTTCAACGGCTGACATACCGGACCCGCCATAGCTATGCCACCAAGTCCAACCAGCACCGGGTCGTCAAAACTCCTG GTGGAAAACTTGTCTACCAGACAACTAAGAAGAGAGCTAGCGGACCCAAATGTCCAGTTACTGGCAAACGAATCCAAGGG ATTCCTCACTTGAGACCTGCGGAATACAAGAGGTCTAGGTTACCTAGGAACAGGAGGACTGTGAACCGTGCCTATGGTGGTGTGTTATCTGGCAGTGCAGTCAGGGAGAG GATCATTCGAGCCTTTTTGGTTGAAGAACAGAAGATAGTGAAGAAGGTTTTGAAGATTCAGAAAACTAAGGAAAAGGTTTCATCAAAGAACTAA